The following DNA comes from Ricinus communis isolate WT05 ecotype wild-type chromosome 10, ASM1957865v1, whole genome shotgun sequence.
GAAGGAAGATTATCTATCAAGAAAGGCCCAGAGTTGTTTATTGATTGTTCCAGCCTAGATGATGAATTAATCTTCAGGATCTGGTGCAGCATTGCTTTTGCTGCTTCATTCATTGAAGAGTGGAATTTCACAACCTGTCCATTGGGAGAATTACTGCCCTCCTTGCCTATTAAATTCTCTTCCCCCTTCCCAGGAAGTCTCCTCTTTTTAGTGCCCCCAGTAACGCGCCTGCTGCTTTCATTCTTCTGCTGTACAAGCTGATTTAGGAAGCCTGGACTTTGCATGGCCTTTGCAAGGAATGACATCATTTGTTGCTGTCGCTGCTCCATTACCTGAATACGTTGGCCCACAGTTTGCAGCTGACCATCAGTAGCTTGCTGCAGCTGCCTCAATCTAACAAATTCTTGCATAAGCACATTCTTGTCTCGTTTGAGCCTTTCAACCTCTTCCTCTAGTCCAAACTTTCCAACTTCAACACATGCTGCCATATTAGAGCTCTGGACTTGAGGTGGTTGATTACTCTGTACGTGAAGAGGCTTTTTCCTAGATATACTCTTCAAGAGATGCTTTTGCCCTCTTAAGAACCCCTCATTTGCAAATTCATAGCGATCTGGGTCAACCTTCCTAAAACCCTGCTTCAAGGGAAGGTAATATCGATGAATGAAATAGCCATTATTATCGGACCAGATAAcattatcaaaaatatatgatCCAAAAAATACGAAGCTACAGTCCAACCAAGAAGGATCAAATTCCAAACACCTCACAAGCGCTTCACGTGATGTGAACTTCACATGACAAGTAAAGGTAATAACAAACAAGTCAATAACTTGTTCAATTACCATCCTTGGCAGCCTTTGACTTGCGTGAATATCTACTTCCTATAAAGGCATCTGCAACAAAACCACTATCCCAGCCTCGTGGGAGAAGGTATACGAGTGGGCCAGCACATTTTCTGATTCACTTACTATCCCTTAAATCCTTCATGCTGTCTAGTTCTAAACTATCTATCCATCCCCTAAATAAGTGAAATTATATGGTGTGCCAGGTAATTAACAAATAGTGTATTTCTCTCACTTTCAGGTTGAACCCATCCATAATTTTAGCTAATTGATACTGCCTGAATGTGGGAGCAAGATGCACCCAGTAACTTCCTCCCAAGTAAGGAGAACAGGAAAgtagaagagagagagagagagagagagagaagagagcATTTTCATGCATAAGATTCCATGTAAGACATGCTATCCATAGCAGCTAAAAAGGTGAGACTCCAATAACTAAAGGCAATATGGGTTCTAACTGTGGAGTGGGGTGGGGTGGGGTGGGGTGGGAGAGATAAGTCAGACATAAGAATTAATCAAATACCTAGTATTATATCTTACTTTACCATAAGATCCTAGCTTAGCCAAAGCTTGTCTCTAATGGCCAAGTATCTCAtcataacaaattaaaagagtAAGTTATCATACTTTACCACAACATCACAACTATCAAGCATGTTTCTGAAATTATCAAGTTTCCACCACTAATTACCACAGCATCACAAACATCAAGTCCCCAATGGTAATTATTGCACTACAAACATCAGGCACTCAACTACTTTTTACAAGCAAGCGTGCAGAACTACTTGTTTCCATGAGaaaacatcaaacaaaattttcaaaattggcACGAC
Coding sequences within:
- the LOC8280486 gene encoding heat stress transcription factor A-1b isoform X1; the encoded protein is MVIEQVIDLFVITFTCHVKFTSREALVRCLEFDPSWLDCSFVFFGSYIFDNVIWSDNNGYFIHRYYLPLKQGFRKVDPDRYEFANEGFLRGQKHLLKSISRKKPLHVQSNQPPQVQSSNMAACVEVGKFGLEEEVERLKRDKNVLMQEFVRLRQLQQATDGQLQTVGQRIQVMEQRQQQMMSFLAKAMQSPGFLNQLVQQKNESSRRVTGGTKKRRLPGKGEENLIGKEGSNSPNGQVVKFHSSMNEAAKAMLHQILKINSSSRLEQSINNSGPFLIDNLPSSSGLDSSITSSRFSELMLSEVPPASGSSFLHVESGFSVSHPSSAISEIQSPPCTVSDHVKTDHIAEMRVDKTVPDTILPQFPEGQGTLPESPIGIPNVNFLGSEVGNDGNISAISSVLDVEMPVETDVFSPDQEIEILMDGIPKLPGINDAFWEQFLTASPFTGDTDEISSSSPESHVEQELQSRQENGLDNTRYMNHLTEQLELPISQRRV